In Carya illinoinensis cultivar Pawnee chromosome 6, C.illinoinensisPawnee_v1, whole genome shotgun sequence, a single genomic region encodes these proteins:
- the LOC122312366 gene encoding uncharacterized protein LOC122312366 isoform X2: MAEAKQKHPRLILRNFLTLFQCEELEFIHKSNSTVGYRPNVFSTTLSHLIATNSPHLLMPFVPIRESLKEKVEEFFGCEYELFVEFTGLISWCRGASIGWHSDDNRPYLKQRAFAAVCYLNSFGKDFKGGLFHFQDGEPRTIEPLAGDVVMYTADGHNIHSVDEITGGERLTLTLWFSRDASHDEDAKLVSLLSQRLLHNNVPGPCLPLLASSNMYWFSLDQSSHRQLGFDICWARLHVLGFDVYSYQDTSCDSDLSELLTMPLQLARGVELFNVEFVNILHALQVAQFYSWKASAVHTSKVQIDHGKVGVLSQSQMEKINRLNSVLSKDHQQAEMFFSCMFSNESRQYMFDWADFASAVAAWEDYSSKLREEFLRSLPYWRTHQSIFEVPSNGSC, translated from the exons ATGGCGGAGGCGAAGCAAAAGCACCCTCGTCTGATCCTCCGCAATTTCCTTACCCTTTTTCAATGTGAG GAGCTGGAGTTCATACACAAGAGCAATAGCACGGTTGGTTACAGACCCAACGTCTTCTCCACTACTCTTTCCCATCTCATTGCCACCAACTCCCCACACCTCCTCATGCCTTTTGTTCCAATCCGAG AGAGTTTAAAAGAGAAGGTAGAGGAGTTCTTTGGGTGTGAGTATGAGCTCTTTGTTGAATTTACTGGTTTAATCAG CTGGTGCAGAGGGGCAAGCATTGGATGGCATAGTGATGATAACAGGCCCTATCTTAAACAACGTGCCTTTGCG GCAGTCTGCTATTTGAACAGTTTTGGGAAGGATTTCAAAGGTGGACTTTTTCACTTCCAGGATGGGGAACCAAGAACTATTGAGCCCTTGGCTGGA GATGTTGTGATGTACACAGCTGACGGCCATAACATTCATTCTGTTGATGAG ATAACTGGTGGGGAAAGACTTACGCTTACGTTATGGTTTAGTCGTGATGCATCCCATGATGAGGATGCCAAActtgtttcccttctctctcaGAGGCTCTTACACAATAATGTGCCTGGTCCATGCCTACCATTGCTGGCATCCAGTAACATGTACTGGTTTTCTTTGGACCAAAGTTCTCATCGCCagttgggttttgatatatGCTGGGCAAGACTGCATGTTCTTGGCTTTGATGTTTACTCGTATCAAGACACAAGCTGTGATTCAGATTTGTCAGAGTTACTGACGATGCCTCTGCAATTAGCAAGGGGTGTTGAGCTGTTCAATGTGGAATTTGTCAACATTTTGCATGCTCTTCAG GTTGCGCAGTTTTACTCTTGGAAAGCCTCTGCCGTGCATACATCCAAAGTCCAAATAGACCATGGAAAGGTGGGAGTACTCTCTCAATCGCAGATGGAAAAAATTAATCGGTTGAATTCTGTATTATCGAAGGATCATCAGCAGGCCGAGATGTTCTTCAGCTGCATGTTTAGCAATGAAAGCAGacaatatatgtttgattgGGCCGATTTTGCTTCTGCAGTTGCTGCATGGGAAGATTATTCCTCGAAGTTACGTGAAGAATTTCTTAGAAGCTTACCATACTGGAGGACCCATCAATCTATATTTGAAGTTCCATCAAATGGGTCTTGCTGA
- the LOC122312366 gene encoding uncharacterized protein LOC122312366 isoform X3 has protein sequence MSWSSYTRAIARLVTDPTSSPLLFPISLPPTPHTSSCLLFQSEVEKPQFWRMRKLRAYCNGYRKKTLYLVVVFFQKIMEIGVSMSNMKRCWSQPSESLKEKVEEFFGCEYELFVEFTGLISWCRGASIGWHSDDNRPYLKQRAFADVVMYTADGHNIHSVDEITGGERLTLTLWFSRDASHDEDAKLVSLLSQRLLHNNVPGPCLPLLASSNMYWFSLDQSSHRQLGFDICWARLHVLGFDVYSYQDTSCDSDLSELLTMPLQLARGVELFNVEFVNILHALQVAQFYSWKASAVHTSKVQIDHGKVGVLSQSQMEKINRLNSVLSKDHQQAEMFFSCMFSNESRQYMFDWADFASAVAAWEDYSSKLREEFLRSLPYWRTHQSIFEVPSNGSC, from the exons AT GAGCTGGAGTTCATACACAAGAGCAATAGCACGGTTGGTTACAGACCCAACGTCTTCTCCACTACTCTTTCCCATCTCATTGCCACCAACTCCCCACACCTCCTCATGCCTTTTGTTCCAATCCGAG GTTGAAAAGCCTCAGTTTTGGCGAATGAGAAAGTTGAGAGCTTATTGCAACGGCTACCGAAAGAAAACTTTATATTTGGTCgttgttttttttcaaaaaataatggaAATTGGCGTTAGCATGTCGAATATGAAGAGGTGCTGGTCTCAGCCATCTG AGAGTTTAAAAGAGAAGGTAGAGGAGTTCTTTGGGTGTGAGTATGAGCTCTTTGTTGAATTTACTGGTTTAATCAG CTGGTGCAGAGGGGCAAGCATTGGATGGCATAGTGATGATAACAGGCCCTATCTTAAACAACGTGCCTTTGCG GATGTTGTGATGTACACAGCTGACGGCCATAACATTCATTCTGTTGATGAG ATAACTGGTGGGGAAAGACTTACGCTTACGTTATGGTTTAGTCGTGATGCATCCCATGATGAGGATGCCAAActtgtttcccttctctctcaGAGGCTCTTACACAATAATGTGCCTGGTCCATGCCTACCATTGCTGGCATCCAGTAACATGTACTGGTTTTCTTTGGACCAAAGTTCTCATCGCCagttgggttttgatatatGCTGGGCAAGACTGCATGTTCTTGGCTTTGATGTTTACTCGTATCAAGACACAAGCTGTGATTCAGATTTGTCAGAGTTACTGACGATGCCTCTGCAATTAGCAAGGGGTGTTGAGCTGTTCAATGTGGAATTTGTCAACATTTTGCATGCTCTTCAG GTTGCGCAGTTTTACTCTTGGAAAGCCTCTGCCGTGCATACATCCAAAGTCCAAATAGACCATGGAAAGGTGGGAGTACTCTCTCAATCGCAGATGGAAAAAATTAATCGGTTGAATTCTGTATTATCGAAGGATCATCAGCAGGCCGAGATGTTCTTCAGCTGCATGTTTAGCAATGAAAGCAGacaatatatgtttgattgGGCCGATTTTGCTTCTGCAGTTGCTGCATGGGAAGATTATTCCTCGAAGTTACGTGAAGAATTTCTTAGAAGCTTACCATACTGGAGGACCCATCAATCTATATTTGAAGTTCCATCAAATGGGTCTTGCTGA
- the LOC122312366 gene encoding uncharacterized protein LOC122312366 isoform X4 yields MPFVPIRESLKEKVEEFFGCEYELFVEFTGLISWCRGASIGWHSDDNRPYLKQRAFAAVCYLNSFGKDFKGGLFHFQDGEPRTIEPLAGDVVMYTADGHNIHSVDEITGGERLTLTLWFSRDASHDEDAKLVSLLSQRLLHNNVPGPCLPLLASSNMYWFSLDQSSHRQLGFDICWARLHVLGFDVYSYQDTSCDSDLSELLTMPLQLARGVELFNVEFVNILHALQVAQFYSWKASAVHTSKVQIDHGKVGVLSQSQMEKINRLNSVLSKDHQQAEMFFSCMFSNESRQYMFDWADFASAVAAWEDYSSKLREEFLRSLPYWRTHQSIFEVPSNGSC; encoded by the exons ATGCCTTTTGTTCCAATCCGAG AGAGTTTAAAAGAGAAGGTAGAGGAGTTCTTTGGGTGTGAGTATGAGCTCTTTGTTGAATTTACTGGTTTAATCAG CTGGTGCAGAGGGGCAAGCATTGGATGGCATAGTGATGATAACAGGCCCTATCTTAAACAACGTGCCTTTGCG GCAGTCTGCTATTTGAACAGTTTTGGGAAGGATTTCAAAGGTGGACTTTTTCACTTCCAGGATGGGGAACCAAGAACTATTGAGCCCTTGGCTGGA GATGTTGTGATGTACACAGCTGACGGCCATAACATTCATTCTGTTGATGAG ATAACTGGTGGGGAAAGACTTACGCTTACGTTATGGTTTAGTCGTGATGCATCCCATGATGAGGATGCCAAActtgtttcccttctctctcaGAGGCTCTTACACAATAATGTGCCTGGTCCATGCCTACCATTGCTGGCATCCAGTAACATGTACTGGTTTTCTTTGGACCAAAGTTCTCATCGCCagttgggttttgatatatGCTGGGCAAGACTGCATGTTCTTGGCTTTGATGTTTACTCGTATCAAGACACAAGCTGTGATTCAGATTTGTCAGAGTTACTGACGATGCCTCTGCAATTAGCAAGGGGTGTTGAGCTGTTCAATGTGGAATTTGTCAACATTTTGCATGCTCTTCAG GTTGCGCAGTTTTACTCTTGGAAAGCCTCTGCCGTGCATACATCCAAAGTCCAAATAGACCATGGAAAGGTGGGAGTACTCTCTCAATCGCAGATGGAAAAAATTAATCGGTTGAATTCTGTATTATCGAAGGATCATCAGCAGGCCGAGATGTTCTTCAGCTGCATGTTTAGCAATGAAAGCAGacaatatatgtttgattgGGCCGATTTTGCTTCTGCAGTTGCTGCATGGGAAGATTATTCCTCGAAGTTACGTGAAGAATTTCTTAGAAGCTTACCATACTGGAGGACCCATCAATCTATATTTGAAGTTCCATCAAATGGGTCTTGCTGA
- the LOC122312366 gene encoding uncharacterized protein LOC122312366 isoform X1, giving the protein MSWSSYTRAIARLVTDPTSSPLLFPISLPPTPHTSSCLLFQSEVEKPQFWRMRKLRAYCNGYRKKTLYLVVVFFQKIMEIGVSMSNMKRCWSQPSESLKEKVEEFFGCEYELFVEFTGLISWCRGASIGWHSDDNRPYLKQRAFAAVCYLNSFGKDFKGGLFHFQDGEPRTIEPLAGDVVMYTADGHNIHSVDEITGGERLTLTLWFSRDASHDEDAKLVSLLSQRLLHNNVPGPCLPLLASSNMYWFSLDQSSHRQLGFDICWARLHVLGFDVYSYQDTSCDSDLSELLTMPLQLARGVELFNVEFVNILHALQVAQFYSWKASAVHTSKVQIDHGKVGVLSQSQMEKINRLNSVLSKDHQQAEMFFSCMFSNESRQYMFDWADFASAVAAWEDYSSKLREEFLRSLPYWRTHQSIFEVPSNGSC; this is encoded by the exons AT GAGCTGGAGTTCATACACAAGAGCAATAGCACGGTTGGTTACAGACCCAACGTCTTCTCCACTACTCTTTCCCATCTCATTGCCACCAACTCCCCACACCTCCTCATGCCTTTTGTTCCAATCCGAG GTTGAAAAGCCTCAGTTTTGGCGAATGAGAAAGTTGAGAGCTTATTGCAACGGCTACCGAAAGAAAACTTTATATTTGGTCgttgttttttttcaaaaaataatggaAATTGGCGTTAGCATGTCGAATATGAAGAGGTGCTGGTCTCAGCCATCTG AGAGTTTAAAAGAGAAGGTAGAGGAGTTCTTTGGGTGTGAGTATGAGCTCTTTGTTGAATTTACTGGTTTAATCAG CTGGTGCAGAGGGGCAAGCATTGGATGGCATAGTGATGATAACAGGCCCTATCTTAAACAACGTGCCTTTGCG GCAGTCTGCTATTTGAACAGTTTTGGGAAGGATTTCAAAGGTGGACTTTTTCACTTCCAGGATGGGGAACCAAGAACTATTGAGCCCTTGGCTGGA GATGTTGTGATGTACACAGCTGACGGCCATAACATTCATTCTGTTGATGAG ATAACTGGTGGGGAAAGACTTACGCTTACGTTATGGTTTAGTCGTGATGCATCCCATGATGAGGATGCCAAActtgtttcccttctctctcaGAGGCTCTTACACAATAATGTGCCTGGTCCATGCCTACCATTGCTGGCATCCAGTAACATGTACTGGTTTTCTTTGGACCAAAGTTCTCATCGCCagttgggttttgatatatGCTGGGCAAGACTGCATGTTCTTGGCTTTGATGTTTACTCGTATCAAGACACAAGCTGTGATTCAGATTTGTCAGAGTTACTGACGATGCCTCTGCAATTAGCAAGGGGTGTTGAGCTGTTCAATGTGGAATTTGTCAACATTTTGCATGCTCTTCAG GTTGCGCAGTTTTACTCTTGGAAAGCCTCTGCCGTGCATACATCCAAAGTCCAAATAGACCATGGAAAGGTGGGAGTACTCTCTCAATCGCAGATGGAAAAAATTAATCGGTTGAATTCTGTATTATCGAAGGATCATCAGCAGGCCGAGATGTTCTTCAGCTGCATGTTTAGCAATGAAAGCAGacaatatatgtttgattgGGCCGATTTTGCTTCTGCAGTTGCTGCATGGGAAGATTATTCCTCGAAGTTACGTGAAGAATTTCTTAGAAGCTTACCATACTGGAGGACCCATCAATCTATATTTGAAGTTCCATCAAATGGGTCTTGCTGA
- the LOC122312366 gene encoding uncharacterized protein LOC122312366 isoform X5 gives MSWSSYTRAIARLVTDPTSSPLLFPISLPPTPHTSSCLLFQSEVEKPQFWRMRKLRAYCNGYRKKTLYLVVVFFQKIMEIGVSMSNMKRCWSQPSESLKEKVEEFFGCEYELFVEFTGLISWCRGASIGWHSDDNRPYLKQRAFAAVCYLNSFGKDFKGGLFHFQDGEPRTIEPLAGDVVMYTADGHNIHSVDEITGGERLTLTLWFSRDASHDEDAKLVSLLSQRLLHNNVPGPCLPLLASSNMYWFSLDQSSHRQLGFDICWARLHVLGFDVYSYQDTSCDSDLSELLTMPLQLARGVELFNVEFVNILHALQDF, from the exons AT GAGCTGGAGTTCATACACAAGAGCAATAGCACGGTTGGTTACAGACCCAACGTCTTCTCCACTACTCTTTCCCATCTCATTGCCACCAACTCCCCACACCTCCTCATGCCTTTTGTTCCAATCCGAG GTTGAAAAGCCTCAGTTTTGGCGAATGAGAAAGTTGAGAGCTTATTGCAACGGCTACCGAAAGAAAACTTTATATTTGGTCgttgttttttttcaaaaaataatggaAATTGGCGTTAGCATGTCGAATATGAAGAGGTGCTGGTCTCAGCCATCTG AGAGTTTAAAAGAGAAGGTAGAGGAGTTCTTTGGGTGTGAGTATGAGCTCTTTGTTGAATTTACTGGTTTAATCAG CTGGTGCAGAGGGGCAAGCATTGGATGGCATAGTGATGATAACAGGCCCTATCTTAAACAACGTGCCTTTGCG GCAGTCTGCTATTTGAACAGTTTTGGGAAGGATTTCAAAGGTGGACTTTTTCACTTCCAGGATGGGGAACCAAGAACTATTGAGCCCTTGGCTGGA GATGTTGTGATGTACACAGCTGACGGCCATAACATTCATTCTGTTGATGAG ATAACTGGTGGGGAAAGACTTACGCTTACGTTATGGTTTAGTCGTGATGCATCCCATGATGAGGATGCCAAActtgtttcccttctctctcaGAGGCTCTTACACAATAATGTGCCTGGTCCATGCCTACCATTGCTGGCATCCAGTAACATGTACTGGTTTTCTTTGGACCAAAGTTCTCATCGCCagttgggttttgatatatGCTGGGCAAGACTGCATGTTCTTGGCTTTGATGTTTACTCGTATCAAGACACAAGCTGTGATTCAGATTTGTCAGAGTTACTGACGATGCCTCTGCAATTAGCAAGGGGTGTTGAGCTGTTCAATGTGGAATTTGTCAACATTTTGCATGCTCTTCAG GATTTCTAA